A window of Rhizophagus irregularis chromosome 25, complete sequence genomic DNA:
ttatttgataaaatacaatatttattttttttatttttattcattttaaaattttgaaacaaatGATTCAAGATTAATTTGCCCACCATCTTTTTACCATAAGTCCATAACAAATgtgcatttaaattttatgaagttttaataattttagtgtTAACCAATCTTGCAAAAAACGCAAAATAATACCACATTTGACGCGTGGTCAATGTAAACTCcctttttacaataatattcaattttttttagtgtaTTCTTTCTCCTTGAgcttttatttatatggtattatttttaaataagctTTCGCTATTATAGTGTTTGTGTATTTACCTGTTATTACCAATTGACAGCGTAACGTTACCAATTTTTAGTATAACGATAGTGCCGATACTTTTAAAGGGTCTGATACGAAATCCCGAAATTCATAATCTCGTGATGCACTGTCCTAATGAATTGGCCGTTACGCAAAACCTTGTGGATCCCCAATGTGCTGTTAATGCTATTAATGCCGTAACTTTTACTGTGGCCGATGCCGTAGAGTATAATAGTTTAAATAGTCTAATAgcataaaatagtttaatagcATAGTAACTTAACGTAAATTTGTTATTAGCTTCTTTgattataaattcatcaataagaACTTAAAGTAATTGAAACTGTACAACAATGATGAGCAAAGTGCTAGGCCAACCTAAGAAAAGACGTCatggtaaaatttaataaatgttacatATACACAAGTTACGGTGCCGCATATACCAGTTACGGCGCATTCCCCAGTTATGCCTTAGAGTAAAGAGTTATAACTAGTTATAACTCAGTTGTGATGCGGCTCATTCCAATGTGACCAAGTTCAAACCGGAATTCAATAACCCGATAGATCAAAAATCCAAACTtctatacaataatttttcttatagcGAATTTTTTGTTACGAAGATTTCTTTAAAGGAACGTTCATGACGCACTTTACTCTTTTTTTGTGGGTTCCGATACTCCAAAGTTCCGAATGGTAAGTTTTCGTAATGAATTAATGTAGTATAGAAATTATATAGcataaaaaaattggccaGAATTAGCCTAATTCTACcagaattttgattttttaaccacataccatataatattatgtatatgatataaattacAGACTCCGGTAAAAGTAATGGCGgtcagttttttttaatatagcacataaatttataatgaagctatgaaatctttttttattttcgagaAGAAGAGTCAAAAATACatatagtttattatttgataaatatttgatttgacCTCTATTTGCATCAACACATGCTTCAATTTGATTTTGCATGCTTTATCTCGCTATTGATAATTATgctattatcaaaattattttactcctttctaaataaattgagaaatggcttgtaaatttttttcttttttttgtattaccatcttCTTAATATATTGCTTCAAAAACAATCCAAAGTTTTCATTATGATTTGAGATTTGGGCTTTAAAATGAACATGAAAAACTCATTATTGAAAGACAAATTTCCATACCACCTTAGATATTATGAAAGTTGTTATTTTACAtcactattataataataagctCATCAATAgcctaaaaaattatttggtaagttaaaaatacacatattttaaagttttcttGTTGAGAATTAAAATTGACCATCATTTCGATTTTGACagtattttttaagatatagCTTTAGTATTGgcatttgaaataaaaatatttagaattttgacatttttttataagagaggtatatatatatattgcttgcagaaatgcaaaaaaaattctaattcaaTTAGAAAATTCTTAAAGATTTGTTGggtaataaagtaaaaataatgttaataattgaaattactttttttttcattgctTTTTAAATGAGAATTCCATTGTTTAATTTGGTATAAGAAGTAATGCTCTAATTGGGATAGTTATGAAGTTATAATCAAATTAAGAAGCGGTATTCTCACCGCCATTATTTTCGCTGGGGACTGTATTACTGAagaaataattctattaaccCCTTGCCTAAGATTGTCACAAGTggctaattattaatattgtattaattgAGATCTTCCGTTCTAGACTTAATAACGGTTTCCGGTTTCGTTCACTGGTTAATTATGCATAGACCATGTGCGTGGCAGGACAAACAAAGTGAAATCCAACCTCTCCCACCAATACTTATCGGTcaaatcaattgctttaatatTATCGCATAATTGTTTAGCTAAATTAATGATCCTACCAATTATTTCATTCCTCGATTTTGATCACTAGAAGCCTTCCAAAGACCTAAAAAATCGtatatatcacgtgacatgCGAATAACGCTGCGGAATTTTTTTGCGCATCCTGcacgaattttattattattattattttgaatttttgattgTCTGATTGTCTGattgtctgattttttttaattaaatattaagagCTTTTTTTTACCCCAAATGAGTATTACCGTAGTTGGATTTCGGGATGATCGAGATGATCTCGGCTTACTtgtaataatacttttatactgataaaattggaaattttatcATGTGAGGTGAATAACAAAGGAGTGCAAAATCTTCTGTTTTTCAAAGCTTTAAAAGAAAAGGGTTTCCCTGCCTTTTTGCTAACAAGatttaatatactatttgaataatttctaatttccGTAACCTTTTTACGTAACGTATTAATAATGAAACGCTTTTTACTGAGTTTTCTTATCGCAATCCTCTTCTCCAGTATCTTAGTTGGAGGAGTTTCCATCCGCCGTAAAGGTactatttatttcttttctatcAAGTTCAATCACATCTTGGAAGTAAGGAATGTTTCTTGGAAAAGTTTGTCTAATCTTTCTGTTTTGTATTTATCCAGAGCTAGCCCGACAACTAAAAAAACGAGGTTAGTAAtgttaaattactttaaaaagagTTCTACACATTCTACGATCTATCATGATAACGATATAATGTATTGTAGGCTGCGGTATAGGTGATTACCATGAACCGAACGGATGTTTATGCGAAGCAGATTTTCACTGTGCGAGTTTTGTTTGTTGCCATAATATATGTGCGGATACGTGTTAACGCTCAGCAAATTGATTCATATTATTAAGCATTTTTAGAGTACAATTGCCGTGCAATTAttctcatttatttcattgatATTTCCTTTATAtgctttaatttaattttcatttcattcattaatttattaattctcatAGGGAGTGTTATTACATAATATCCATTTGTTATAAGTCTTAACccttaatatataaaatcttaTGTTACACTATATCCTTTCTTTACCTCCGccctaaaatattacgtaataaatgtcattgttcattagttttaaattaataatcctAATTTCAACGTCTGTGAAATTATATACAAAGAGTAttttgagtattttttttgggacaaattattttttttaataaacaagttGACCCAAAGTTAgcatttgtaaaaatttagcatttctttacata
This region includes:
- a CDS encoding uncharacterized protein (SECRETED:cutsite_VGG-VS; SECRETED:prob_0.6930); SECRETED:SignalP(1-21) gives rise to the protein MKRFLLSFLIAILFSSILVGGVSIRRKELARQLKKRGCGIGDYHEPNGCLCEADFHCASFVCCHNICADTC